In Nicotiana tabacum cultivar K326 chromosome 21, ASM71507v2, whole genome shotgun sequence, one DNA window encodes the following:
- the LOC107800634 gene encoding LOB domain-containing protein 27-like, whose protein sequence is MQKTSGTAACASCKHQRKKCTEKCVLAPYFPAEKNREFKAVHKVFGVSNITKIVKNLKEDHDRRKAVESLIWEAFCRQKDPVFGPYGEYKRIYEELKLYKSQYEQILQMPISQGSNNNGMAYETTAQGLINGWSINKRNENNLLYINENSTVESWSSYNNKNNPLHHHVQNIEKLRTENNNGSIVIVPQPQAYNEFNQQYFLAGQYNPIDSKSRESMLWEDHS, encoded by the exons ATGCAAAAGACTAGTGGAACAGCTGCATGTGCATCATGCAAACATCAAAGAAAGAAATGTACAGAAAAATGCGTATTAGCTCCTTATTTCCCAGCTGAAAAAAACCGAGAATTCAAGGCAGTACATAAGGTTTTTGGTGTCAGCAACATCACAAAAATAGTGAAAAATCTAAAGGAAGATCATGATCGGAGAAAAGCCGTCGAATCCCTAATCTGGGAAGCATTTTGCAGGCAAAAAGATCCAGTTTTTGGTCCTTATGGAGAGTACAAAAGGATTTATGAGGAACTCAAGTTGTACAAAAGCCAATATGAACAAATTCTGCAAATGCCAATTAGCCAAGGGAGTAATAATAATGGCATGGCATATGAAACAACAGCACAAGGATTGATTAATGGATGGAGTATTAATAAGAGGAATGAGAATAACTTATTATATATAAATGAAAATTCCACTGTGGAATCTTGGTCATCGTATAACAATAAGAATAATCCTTTACATCATCACGTCCAGAATATTGAAAAATTaagaacagaaaataataatGGTTCTATAGTTATTGTGCCTCAACCACAGGCCtataatgaattcaaccaacaatatTTTCTGGCAG GTCAGTATAATCCAATAGATTCCAAGTCAAGGGAAAGCATGCTGTGGGAAGACCACTCCTGA